The genomic region GCATGTAGGATTTATCAGTGACCCATCTCCCGACAATCCAGAAGGAAGGTGGCTTCCTCGGATTCTCCTCGATTTTTTTGATTCTCAAATCAAGTAGTTTAACAATAATTAAAGATAAGGTAGGATTTTATGCGCGACCTATTAAAAGAATGTTTGGGCGAAGAGTCCGGATTTGTGGAACTTAGATACCATCATAAAGAAAGTCGTTCTTTTTTTGCCGAAAGAGGACGAGTGGAATCGACTGCCCTTCGAAAAAGAACAGGGGTAGGTGTTCGCGTTTTAGAAGCAGGTACTTGGGGTTTTGCTTCTACGAGTGAAATCTCAAAATTTTCCATTCAAAATGCCATCCAAGTGGCAAAAAAAGCAGCTCGCCTATCTTCTGCTTTGCGAAAGGACAAAATTCCGAATCTACCAAAAGCCAATTTTGCTATCGGAGATTTTATTGGAAAAGGAATTGAGGACTTTCGAGGTCGCAGTGTAGAAGAAAAATTAAAACTCGTTCTCGACATCCAAAACGCTGCCGCTAAACAATCCGCAAAACTACAATCAGTTGGTTGTGGGTATTCCGAAATTTATGAAGAAAAAGCCATCGTCACGACAGATGGGGCCGATAGTTTTTTTACTATGGTAAGGCCAGAGTTTCGAGTGTCTGCCGTTGCCAAAGAAGATGGAAAGATGGAATCCGGTTCTCATTCCATCGGAGTGACAGGAGGATGGGATTGTCTTTTTCGTTCTCAGTCACCTACTGAAATTTCCGATGAGGCTTGTAAAACCGCTGTGGATTTACTTTCTAGCATCCTTCCTGATGGTGGTCTGTCTACGGTGATCCTTTCGCCCTCTATTGTTGGTCTCCTCGTTCATGAAGCCATTGGGCATACAGTAGAGGCAGACTTTGTTCTCTCTGGATCTGTGGCCCAAGGAAAGATTGGGCACCGTGTGGGATCCGATCTTGTGACGTTATGCGACTCTGGATATTCCGAATATTATGAAGGTGCTGGTGGTTCCATCCCTGTGGATGATGAAGGTGTGATTCCCACAAATACAGTCATTATCAAAAATGGAATCCTCTCCTCCTATCTTCATAACCGAGAAACGGCAGAACGATTTGGAGTGGCTCCCACGGGATCAGCAAGGGCTTGGGAATATGGAGATGTTCCTCTCATTCGGATGCGGAATACCTTTCTTATGCCAGGGGATTCTAGTTTGGAAGAAATGATCGCAAATACAAAAGATGGATATTATCTAGATGGTGCTAAAAACGGCCAGGCGGATGCGACCGGTGAATTTATGTTTGCCGTTCAAAAAGCCTACCGCATCCAAAATGGAAAGATCACCGATCTTTTGAAAGGGGTAACCGTTTCTGGACTTGCCTTTGATGTATTACAAAATGTGGATATGGTTTCCAAAGAATTCAAATGGGATTTGGGCTCCGGTCACTGCGGGAAGGGACAACCTGCTAAGGTGGATGCTGGTGGTCCTTATGTTCGGACAAAAGTATTACTTGGTGGTAAATGATGGATCGTCATTCGATTGAAAAACGGTTAAACGACCAAAAAGATTTACTTTCTAATTTAGTCAAAAAAGCAAAATCAAACGGAATCGATCAGGTAGAAATTTATTCCAGTTATGGTTACTCGGAAGATGTTAGTTTAGAAAAAAATGATTTAAACAACTGTACGGCGACGGAAGAAAATATGTTTGGGATTCGGGTGATAGCAGAAGGAAACCAAGGTTTTATCATCTCCAACCATATCCCAAGCCTTTATGAATCGATTGAAGAAGCTTATAGTTTGGCTAAAAGCCAGTCCACTCCCGACTTTGATTTATGTTTACCAGATCCGGAAACCATTCGAGCCGTTTTCAACCAATATGACGATTCTTTGGACAAATTAGGAATTGAAGACCTAGTCGCATCAGCCAAAGAAGCACTGGGTTGGAGAAATGATTTATATTCCAAGGTCAATATTGACTCGGGTGATTTTTCGCTTAGCAAGGGTTATAAACTGATTGTTTCTTCGAAAGGCGTGATGGCCCATGAACTCGGAGCCGAACTTTCCGCCTCTGTTATGGGGATGGGTGTGGATGGGGATCTTGTGGGAAGTTTTGATTATGATTCTGCCAGCGGATTTAATAAAGACCAGTTCCAAACATTATGGAAAAAGGCCTTTCTGAATTTTGGGGATAAATGTATGGGTGCGCTTTATGCCAAACCCATTTCGGGTTTTCAAGGAAAGGTTT from Leptospira brenneri harbors:
- a CDS encoding TldD/PmbA family protein, with the protein product MRDLLKECLGEESGFVELRYHHKESRSFFAERGRVESTALRKRTGVGVRVLEAGTWGFASTSEISKFSIQNAIQVAKKAARLSSALRKDKIPNLPKANFAIGDFIGKGIEDFRGRSVEEKLKLVLDIQNAAAKQSAKLQSVGCGYSEIYEEKAIVTTDGADSFFTMVRPEFRVSAVAKEDGKMESGSHSIGVTGGWDCLFRSQSPTEISDEACKTAVDLLSSILPDGGLSTVILSPSIVGLLVHEAIGHTVEADFVLSGSVAQGKIGHRVGSDLVTLCDSGYSEYYEGAGGSIPVDDEGVIPTNTVIIKNGILSSYLHNRETAERFGVAPTGSARAWEYGDVPLIRMRNTFLMPGDSSLEEMIANTKDGYYLDGAKNGQADATGEFMFAVQKAYRIQNGKITDLLKGVTVSGLAFDVLQNVDMVSKEFKWDLGSGHCGKGQPAKVDAGGPYVRTKVLLGGK
- a CDS encoding TldD/PmbA family protein, producing the protein MDRHSIEKRLNDQKDLLSNLVKKAKSNGIDQVEIYSSYGYSEDVSLEKNDLNNCTATEENMFGIRVIAEGNQGFIISNHIPSLYESIEEAYSLAKSQSTPDFDLCLPDPETIRAVFNQYDDSLDKLGIEDLVASAKEALGWRNDLYSKVNIDSGDFSLSKGYKLIVSSKGVMAHELGAELSASVMGMGVDGDLVGSFDYDSASGFNKDQFQTLWKKAFLNFGDKCMGALYAKPISGFQGKVLLPPDAVYSFFLGLFIGSLNGTSLRKGKSKMAGKLGEKVASSLLSIWDDPTNSGLMGSTGFDREGLPTARKPVLTEGVLNTYFYNTYEAKKAGLPKSNGSATGGAQSLPGCGPKQLQIAPGTSSKDEFFKLPGRTLFVNRISGTKDGASGDFSGVIKGGYVLENGAKIPVREVQIVGNAFDALNQIEAISKEGELLGESSFVPYMLLDGFTITGVTEN